One genomic region from Ptychodera flava strain L36383 chromosome 14, AS_Pfla_20210202, whole genome shotgun sequence encodes:
- the LOC139149326 gene encoding protein phosphatase 1 regulatory subunit 14C-like — protein sequence MASQVSFDDKNSELNSSLAKKNARSKNHLTQKYDPKRTRRRLEVEEWMDQELRELYECDEDEDYDVEIDLDNLLEVAEEDRYTAIEKILEEAKNPTDEFIKELLEKIKKL from the exons ATGGCGTCGCAAGTAAGCTTTGACGATAAGAATTCAGAGTTGAATTCTTCCTTAGCGAAGAAAAATGCCAGATCAAAGAACCACCTCACACAGAAATACGATCCTAAAAGGACGAGGAGGCGGTTAGAGGTTGAAGAATGGATGGACCAGGAACTGAGGGAATTATATGAATGTGAT GAAGATGAGGATTATGATGTTGAAATAGATCTTGATAATCTTTTGGAAGTAGCAGAAGAAGATAGATATACAGCCATTGAAAAAATTTTGGAAGAAGCGAAAAACCCTACAGAT GAATTTATCAAAGAATTGTTGGAGAAGATAAAGAAGCTGTAA
- the LOC139149325 gene encoding low-density lipoprotein receptor-related protein 11-like isoform X2: protein MTYLAVSIVVLTCACIASSDVHGVVPKKGYPHTGNSVPDTGRSWVRPAFVEPQREESVKDQEKNVDCLDYFQAHTDSIVRTKDSLKAGATFLNAPSPISDIDECMGWCQCGADDEQLRCDMVVFESKNKNCYLFRCMFDGENKCLFAHHQGYTSMVLDENAFSKASEAEAHAQDLEGLADSEPTEAPQVTTTKASTTTLSTTTTEKKKVPCARYEFQCDNGDCIGIYHACDGIPHCLDMSDEQGCSYVKHEESVKPTLKQEDPDPPASQQDYFYNRNHNSNPRPGTQQELGQSNDYEDLKNYYQQHYGHNNNNDNSERYEHKDKPSLKGHSQDNVDNQRYDNWNGGDRDNGYYTNHNSKNHPNNRGSSEQRHQNTNKDNTYGHNPKNEHDYSNPWYYLNGDDRNHEDFENSEYPDIGDEDNDNDDDDDDAEEEGYDYVEDTESPAKHNYNGKAETAAHQEPTKAANVEVETVPAENAGEPTEQVAENTPEGKESDKATEAPPLKNSKNSTQTHEEEVGVEEINGNGSTGRTLPETSAILPLAIGLAITLLLLIMVACRLRMVKRKLRYGRPLQKSQEADYLINGMYL from the exons ATGACGTATCTAGCTGTGTCAATAGTTGTTCTAACCTGTGCGTGTATTGCATCTTCTGACGTTCATGGTGTTGTGCCGAAGAAAGGCTATCCACACACTGGGAACTCTGTACCGGATACGGGTCGTAGTTGGGTCCGCCCGGCTTTCGTTGAGCCGCAACGAGAAGAGTCGGTGAAAGATCAAGAAAAAAACGTCGATTGCCTTGACTATTTTCAGGCTCACACTGATTCAATTGTCCGCACGAAAGATTCGTTGAAGGCTGGTGCGACTTTCCTCAACGCGCCCAGCCCAATAAGCGACATTGATGAGTGTATGGGTTGGTGCCAGTGTGGTGCTGACGATGAGCAACTCAGATGTGATATGGTGGTCTTTGAATCAAAAAATAAGAATTGCTACTTGTTCCGCTGTATGTTCGACGGAGAGAACAAATGTCTATTTGCACACCACCAAGGTTACACCAGTATGGTGTTAGACGAGAATGCCTTTTCCAAAGCGAGTGAAGCTGAAGCGCATGCACAAGATCTGGAGGGCTTGGCCGATTCGGAACCGACAGAGGCACCGCAAGTTACAACTACAAAAGCTTCTACAACGActttatcaacaacaacaacagagaaaaaaa AGGTGCCATGTGCTCGTTATGAGTTTCAGTGTGATAATGGGGATTGCATTGGGATATATCATGCATGCGATGGTATCCCACACTGCCTTGATATGTCTGATGAGCAAGGCTGTAGCTATG TGAAGCATGAAGAATCTGTCAAACCTACGCTTAAGCAAGAAGACCCTGACCCGCCAGCTTCCCAGCAAGACTATTTCTATAACCGTAATCATAACTCTAACCCCAGACCTGGCACCCAGCAGGAATTGGGTCAATCCAACGATTATGAAGATCTGAAAAATTACTACCAACAGCATTACGGACATAATAACAATAACGATAATAGTGAGCGTTACGAACACAAAGACAAACCATCACTCAAAGGGCACTCGCAAGATAATGTAGACAACCAACGTTATGATAACTGGAACGGTGGTGATAGAGACAACGGCTATTACACTAACCACAACAGTAAAAATCATCCTAACAATCGTGGTAGTTCTGAGCAGCGTCACCAAAATACTAACAAAGATAACACTTATGGCCATAACCCCAAGAATGAGCATG ATTACAGCAATCCTTGGTATTACCTGAACGGGGACGACAGGAACCATGAAGATTTTGAGAACTCAGAATACCCGGATATCGGTGATGAAGACaacgacaatgatgatgatgatgatgatgctgaggAGGAGGGATATGATTACGTCGAGGATACCGAATCACCTGCAAAACATAACTATAATG GAAAAGCTGAAACTGCCGCGCATCAAGAACCGACCAAAGCAGCAAACGTGGAGGTGGAGACTGTACCAGCTGAGAATGCAGGGGAACCGACTGAACAGGTAGCTGAGAACACACCTGAAGGAAAGGAATCTGACAAAGCAACAGAGGCACCACCACTAAAGAATAGCAAAAACTCCACCCAGACCCATGAAGAGGAGGTCGGAGTTGAAGAGATCAATGGCAATGGCTCAACAGGCCGGACTCTGCCAGAAACCAGTGCCATACTTCCCCTAGCCATTGGCCTGGCAATCACACTGCTTTTGCTTATCATGGTGGCCTGCCGACTGAGGATGGTAAAGAGGAAGTTACGCTATGGAAGACCACTACAGAAATCACAGGAAGCTGACTATCTCATCAATGGAATGTATCTGTAG
- the LOC139149325 gene encoding low-density lipoprotein receptor-related protein 11-like isoform X3, translating into MTYLAVSIVVLTCACIASSDVHGVVPKKGYPHTGNSVPDTGRSWVRPAFVEPQREESVKDQEKNVDCLDYFQAHTDSIVRTKDSLKAGATFLNAPSPISDIDECMGWCQCGADDEQLRCDMVVFESKNKNCYLFRCMFDGENKCLFAHHQGYTSMVLDENAFSKASEAEAHAQDLEGLADSEPTEAPQVTTTKASTTTLSTTTTEKKMKHEESVKPTLKQEDPDPPASQQDYFYNRNHNSNPRPGTQQELGQSNDYEDLKNYYQQHYGHNNNNDNSERYEHKDKPSLKGHSQDNVDNQRYDNWNGGDRDNGYYTNHNSKNHPNNRGSSEQRHQNTNKDNTYGHNPKNEHGNYRPGGASYNTDDDRGWTGGKHRPEPDHQLQDYSNPWYYLNGDDRNHEDFENSEYPDIGDEDNDNDDDDDDAEEEGYDYVEDTESPAKHNYNGKAETAAHQEPTKAANVEVETVPAENAGEPTEQVAENTPEGKESDKATEAPPLKNSKNSTQTHEEEVGVEEINGNGSTGRTLPETSAILPLAIGLAITLLLLIMVACRLRMVKRKLRYGRPLQKSQEADYLINGMYL; encoded by the exons ATGACGTATCTAGCTGTGTCAATAGTTGTTCTAACCTGTGCGTGTATTGCATCTTCTGACGTTCATGGTGTTGTGCCGAAGAAAGGCTATCCACACACTGGGAACTCTGTACCGGATACGGGTCGTAGTTGGGTCCGCCCGGCTTTCGTTGAGCCGCAACGAGAAGAGTCGGTGAAAGATCAAGAAAAAAACGTCGATTGCCTTGACTATTTTCAGGCTCACACTGATTCAATTGTCCGCACGAAAGATTCGTTGAAGGCTGGTGCGACTTTCCTCAACGCGCCCAGCCCAATAAGCGACATTGATGAGTGTATGGGTTGGTGCCAGTGTGGTGCTGACGATGAGCAACTCAGATGTGATATGGTGGTCTTTGAATCAAAAAATAAGAATTGCTACTTGTTCCGCTGTATGTTCGACGGAGAGAACAAATGTCTATTTGCACACCACCAAGGTTACACCAGTATGGTGTTAGACGAGAATGCCTTTTCCAAAGCGAGTGAAGCTGAAGCGCATGCACAAGATCTGGAGGGCTTGGCCGATTCGGAACCGACAGAGGCACCGCAAGTTACAACTACAAAAGCTTCTACAACGActttatcaacaacaacaacagagaaaaaaa TGAAGCATGAAGAATCTGTCAAACCTACGCTTAAGCAAGAAGACCCTGACCCGCCAGCTTCCCAGCAAGACTATTTCTATAACCGTAATCATAACTCTAACCCCAGACCTGGCACCCAGCAGGAATTGGGTCAATCCAACGATTATGAAGATCTGAAAAATTACTACCAACAGCATTACGGACATAATAACAATAACGATAATAGTGAGCGTTACGAACACAAAGACAAACCATCACTCAAAGGGCACTCGCAAGATAATGTAGACAACCAACGTTATGATAACTGGAACGGTGGTGATAGAGACAACGGCTATTACACTAACCACAACAGTAAAAATCATCCTAACAATCGTGGTAGTTCTGAGCAGCGTCACCAAAATACTAACAAAGATAACACTTATGGCCATAACCCCAAGAATGAGCATGGTAATTACAGACCTGGTGGTGCTAGCTATAACACTGATGATGACAGGGGATGGACAGGAGGCAAACACCGGCCAGAACCTGACCATCAGCTTCAAG ATTACAGCAATCCTTGGTATTACCTGAACGGGGACGACAGGAACCATGAAGATTTTGAGAACTCAGAATACCCGGATATCGGTGATGAAGACaacgacaatgatgatgatgatgatgatgctgaggAGGAGGGATATGATTACGTCGAGGATACCGAATCACCTGCAAAACATAACTATAATG GAAAAGCTGAAACTGCCGCGCATCAAGAACCGACCAAAGCAGCAAACGTGGAGGTGGAGACTGTACCAGCTGAGAATGCAGGGGAACCGACTGAACAGGTAGCTGAGAACACACCTGAAGGAAAGGAATCTGACAAAGCAACAGAGGCACCACCACTAAAGAATAGCAAAAACTCCACCCAGACCCATGAAGAGGAGGTCGGAGTTGAAGAGATCAATGGCAATGGCTCAACAGGCCGGACTCTGCCAGAAACCAGTGCCATACTTCCCCTAGCCATTGGCCTGGCAATCACACTGCTTTTGCTTATCATGGTGGCCTGCCGACTGAGGATGGTAAAGAGGAAGTTACGCTATGGAAGACCACTACAGAAATCACAGGAAGCTGACTATCTCATCAATGGAATGTATCTGTAG
- the LOC139149325 gene encoding low-density lipoprotein receptor-related protein 11-like isoform X4, translating to MTYLAVSIVVLTCACIASSDVHGVVPKKGYPHTGNSVPDTGRSWVRPAFVEPQREESVKDQEKNVDCLDYFQAHTDSIVRTKDSLKAGATFLNAPSPISDIDECMGWCQCGADDEQLRCDMVVFESKNKNCYLFRCMFDGENKCLFAHHQGYTSMVLDENAFSKASEAEAHAQDLEGLADSEPTEAPQVTTTKASTTTLSTTTTEKKKVPCARYEFQCDNGDCIGIYHACDGIPHCLDMSDEQGCSYVKHEESVKPTLKQEDPDPPASQQDYFYNRNHNSNPRPGTQQELGQSNDYEDLKNYYQQHYGHNNNNDNNYSNPWYYLNGDDRNHEDFENSEYPDIGDEDNDNDDDDDDAEEEGYDYVEDTESPAKHNYNGKAETAAHQEPTKAANVEVETVPAENAGEPTEQVAENTPEGKESDKATEAPPLKNSKNSTQTHEEEVGVEEINGNGSTGRTLPETSAILPLAIGLAITLLLLIMVACRLRMVKRKLRYGRPLQKSQEADYLINGMYL from the exons ATGACGTATCTAGCTGTGTCAATAGTTGTTCTAACCTGTGCGTGTATTGCATCTTCTGACGTTCATGGTGTTGTGCCGAAGAAAGGCTATCCACACACTGGGAACTCTGTACCGGATACGGGTCGTAGTTGGGTCCGCCCGGCTTTCGTTGAGCCGCAACGAGAAGAGTCGGTGAAAGATCAAGAAAAAAACGTCGATTGCCTTGACTATTTTCAGGCTCACACTGATTCAATTGTCCGCACGAAAGATTCGTTGAAGGCTGGTGCGACTTTCCTCAACGCGCCCAGCCCAATAAGCGACATTGATGAGTGTATGGGTTGGTGCCAGTGTGGTGCTGACGATGAGCAACTCAGATGTGATATGGTGGTCTTTGAATCAAAAAATAAGAATTGCTACTTGTTCCGCTGTATGTTCGACGGAGAGAACAAATGTCTATTTGCACACCACCAAGGTTACACCAGTATGGTGTTAGACGAGAATGCCTTTTCCAAAGCGAGTGAAGCTGAAGCGCATGCACAAGATCTGGAGGGCTTGGCCGATTCGGAACCGACAGAGGCACCGCAAGTTACAACTACAAAAGCTTCTACAACGActttatcaacaacaacaacagagaaaaaaa AGGTGCCATGTGCTCGTTATGAGTTTCAGTGTGATAATGGGGATTGCATTGGGATATATCATGCATGCGATGGTATCCCACACTGCCTTGATATGTCTGATGAGCAAGGCTGTAGCTATG TGAAGCATGAAGAATCTGTCAAACCTACGCTTAAGCAAGAAGACCCTGACCCGCCAGCTTCCCAGCAAGACTATTTCTATAACCGTAATCATAACTCTAACCCCAGACCTGGCACCCAGCAGGAATTGGGTCAATCCAACGATTATGAAGATCTGAAAAATTACTACCAACAGCATTACGGACATAATAACAATAACGATAATA ATTACAGCAATCCTTGGTATTACCTGAACGGGGACGACAGGAACCATGAAGATTTTGAGAACTCAGAATACCCGGATATCGGTGATGAAGACaacgacaatgatgatgatgatgatgatgctgaggAGGAGGGATATGATTACGTCGAGGATACCGAATCACCTGCAAAACATAACTATAATG GAAAAGCTGAAACTGCCGCGCATCAAGAACCGACCAAAGCAGCAAACGTGGAGGTGGAGACTGTACCAGCTGAGAATGCAGGGGAACCGACTGAACAGGTAGCTGAGAACACACCTGAAGGAAAGGAATCTGACAAAGCAACAGAGGCACCACCACTAAAGAATAGCAAAAACTCCACCCAGACCCATGAAGAGGAGGTCGGAGTTGAAGAGATCAATGGCAATGGCTCAACAGGCCGGACTCTGCCAGAAACCAGTGCCATACTTCCCCTAGCCATTGGCCTGGCAATCACACTGCTTTTGCTTATCATGGTGGCCTGCCGACTGAGGATGGTAAAGAGGAAGTTACGCTATGGAAGACCACTACAGAAATCACAGGAAGCTGACTATCTCATCAATGGAATGTATCTGTAG
- the LOC139149325 gene encoding low-density lipoprotein receptor-related protein 11-like isoform X1: MTYLAVSIVVLTCACIASSDVHGVVPKKGYPHTGNSVPDTGRSWVRPAFVEPQREESVKDQEKNVDCLDYFQAHTDSIVRTKDSLKAGATFLNAPSPISDIDECMGWCQCGADDEQLRCDMVVFESKNKNCYLFRCMFDGENKCLFAHHQGYTSMVLDENAFSKASEAEAHAQDLEGLADSEPTEAPQVTTTKASTTTLSTTTTEKKKVPCARYEFQCDNGDCIGIYHACDGIPHCLDMSDEQGCSYVKHEESVKPTLKQEDPDPPASQQDYFYNRNHNSNPRPGTQQELGQSNDYEDLKNYYQQHYGHNNNNDNSERYEHKDKPSLKGHSQDNVDNQRYDNWNGGDRDNGYYTNHNSKNHPNNRGSSEQRHQNTNKDNTYGHNPKNEHGNYRPGGASYNTDDDRGWTGGKHRPEPDHQLQDYSNPWYYLNGDDRNHEDFENSEYPDIGDEDNDNDDDDDDAEEEGYDYVEDTESPAKHNYNGKAETAAHQEPTKAANVEVETVPAENAGEPTEQVAENTPEGKESDKATEAPPLKNSKNSTQTHEEEVGVEEINGNGSTGRTLPETSAILPLAIGLAITLLLLIMVACRLRMVKRKLRYGRPLQKSQEADYLINGMYL; the protein is encoded by the exons ATGACGTATCTAGCTGTGTCAATAGTTGTTCTAACCTGTGCGTGTATTGCATCTTCTGACGTTCATGGTGTTGTGCCGAAGAAAGGCTATCCACACACTGGGAACTCTGTACCGGATACGGGTCGTAGTTGGGTCCGCCCGGCTTTCGTTGAGCCGCAACGAGAAGAGTCGGTGAAAGATCAAGAAAAAAACGTCGATTGCCTTGACTATTTTCAGGCTCACACTGATTCAATTGTCCGCACGAAAGATTCGTTGAAGGCTGGTGCGACTTTCCTCAACGCGCCCAGCCCAATAAGCGACATTGATGAGTGTATGGGTTGGTGCCAGTGTGGTGCTGACGATGAGCAACTCAGATGTGATATGGTGGTCTTTGAATCAAAAAATAAGAATTGCTACTTGTTCCGCTGTATGTTCGACGGAGAGAACAAATGTCTATTTGCACACCACCAAGGTTACACCAGTATGGTGTTAGACGAGAATGCCTTTTCCAAAGCGAGTGAAGCTGAAGCGCATGCACAAGATCTGGAGGGCTTGGCCGATTCGGAACCGACAGAGGCACCGCAAGTTACAACTACAAAAGCTTCTACAACGActttatcaacaacaacaacagagaaaaaaa AGGTGCCATGTGCTCGTTATGAGTTTCAGTGTGATAATGGGGATTGCATTGGGATATATCATGCATGCGATGGTATCCCACACTGCCTTGATATGTCTGATGAGCAAGGCTGTAGCTATG TGAAGCATGAAGAATCTGTCAAACCTACGCTTAAGCAAGAAGACCCTGACCCGCCAGCTTCCCAGCAAGACTATTTCTATAACCGTAATCATAACTCTAACCCCAGACCTGGCACCCAGCAGGAATTGGGTCAATCCAACGATTATGAAGATCTGAAAAATTACTACCAACAGCATTACGGACATAATAACAATAACGATAATAGTGAGCGTTACGAACACAAAGACAAACCATCACTCAAAGGGCACTCGCAAGATAATGTAGACAACCAACGTTATGATAACTGGAACGGTGGTGATAGAGACAACGGCTATTACACTAACCACAACAGTAAAAATCATCCTAACAATCGTGGTAGTTCTGAGCAGCGTCACCAAAATACTAACAAAGATAACACTTATGGCCATAACCCCAAGAATGAGCATGGTAATTACAGACCTGGTGGTGCTAGCTATAACACTGATGATGACAGGGGATGGACAGGAGGCAAACACCGGCCAGAACCTGACCATCAGCTTCAAG ATTACAGCAATCCTTGGTATTACCTGAACGGGGACGACAGGAACCATGAAGATTTTGAGAACTCAGAATACCCGGATATCGGTGATGAAGACaacgacaatgatgatgatgatgatgatgctgaggAGGAGGGATATGATTACGTCGAGGATACCGAATCACCTGCAAAACATAACTATAATG GAAAAGCTGAAACTGCCGCGCATCAAGAACCGACCAAAGCAGCAAACGTGGAGGTGGAGACTGTACCAGCTGAGAATGCAGGGGAACCGACTGAACAGGTAGCTGAGAACACACCTGAAGGAAAGGAATCTGACAAAGCAACAGAGGCACCACCACTAAAGAATAGCAAAAACTCCACCCAGACCCATGAAGAGGAGGTCGGAGTTGAAGAGATCAATGGCAATGGCTCAACAGGCCGGACTCTGCCAGAAACCAGTGCCATACTTCCCCTAGCCATTGGCCTGGCAATCACACTGCTTTTGCTTATCATGGTGGCCTGCCGACTGAGGATGGTAAAGAGGAAGTTACGCTATGGAAGACCACTACAGAAATCACAGGAAGCTGACTATCTCATCAATGGAATGTATCTGTAG